In one window of Miscanthus floridulus cultivar M001 chromosome 12, ASM1932011v1, whole genome shotgun sequence DNA:
- the LOC136496110 gene encoding uncharacterized protein has protein sequence MGMVRKRPGGVIDLSDYGDSDIGGSEDVQCSQLPFTDYDSYASLSETQNDFSSDTSSFDRQLYEKCLKQYKKIKVLKKRLQMAMRHKSKKKKIEKKTKDGFTRFSATAFMNVISALSPEKKAIIKSYGFGSLLKFNKCFVPNKFANWVARLVDSKSGDIIRDGKVISLTEESVHLVLDLPKGSRCFPSYSSAGRGAVLSKFGKDRIPPVSFFADKLINKDDLPDEDMFICFMIVALSSFLCPNTNTVPSPKYFGVFEDIDQIKEYNWCGFVLDWLLEHIKAFTRGKNEKSKRCQGLGGCLYYLVVVYLDHIDFRQRQVPDCIPRISVWKEDMIQFYANLDVKSPGVYGYRPLLEFEKTCYYKCVRLRPVTCADDLDVEFCNKMESVSGCQLPLSLKLEISRLIDEHCFNSGMSLSMDVTSLGNVSKELG, from the exons ATGGGG ATGGTTCGTAAAAGACCTGGTGGTGTAATTGATTTGTCAGACTATGGTGATTCAGACATTGGTGGCTCTGAAGATGTCCAGTGTTCTCAGTTACCTTTTACAGACTATGATTCCTATGCATCATTATCAGAAACCCAG AATGATTTTTCCAGTGACACCTCAAGTTTTGATCGCCAGCTCTATGAGAAGTGCCTAAAA CAGTATAAGAAGATTAAGGTTTTGAAGAAAAGGTTACAGATGGCTATGAGACATAAG tcaaagaagaagaagattgaAAAGAAGACTAAGGATGGCTTCACTAGGTTTTCTGCCACAGCTTTTATGAATGTGATATCTGCTCTGTCCCCTGAGAAGAAGGCTATCATTAAGAGTTATGGTTTTGGATCTTTGTTGAAGTTCAACAAGTGTTTCGTGCCGAATAAGTTTGCTAACTGGGTTGCACGTCTAGTTGATTCGAAATCTGGTGACATTATCCGTGATGGAAAGGTTATTTCTCTTACTGAAGAATCTGTTCATTTGGTTCTTGATCTCCCGAAAGGAAGCAGGTGTTTCCCATCTTATTCAAGTGCTGGTAGAGGTGCTGTCTTATCAAAGTTTGGAAAGGATAGGATACCTCCTGTTTCGTTTTTTGCTGACAAGTTAATCAATAAGGATGATTTACCAGATGAGGATATGTTCATTTGCTTCATGATAGTTGCTTTGAGTAGCTTTTTATGTCCGAATACCAATACTGTTCCAAGTCCCAAGTATTTTGGTGTTTTTGAAGATATTGATCAGATCAAGGAATATAATTGGTGCGGTTTTGTGTTGGATTGGTTGCTGGAGCATATAAAGGCATTCACTAGAGGGAAGAATGAGAAATCAAAACGTTGTCAAGGTCTTGGTGGTTGCTTATATTACCTCGTG GTTGTTTACTTAGATCACATTGATTTCCGCCAGCGTCAAGTTCCAGACTGTATTCCTCGAATTTCAGTTTGGAAAGAAGATATGATTCAGTTTTATGCTAATCTTGATGTGAAATCTCCTGGTGTCTATGGTTATAGACCCTTGCTTGAGTTTGAGAAAACTTGCTACTACAAG TGTGTTCGTCTTAGACCAGTAACCTGTGCCGATGACCTTGATGTTGAATTTTGTAATAAGATGGAAAGTGTTTCTGGTTGTCAgcttcctttgagtttgaagcttgAAATATCAAGGTTGATTGATGAGCATTGCTTTAATTCTGGTATGTCGTTGTCGATGGATGTGACTTCTCTTGGGAATGTTTCAAAGGAATTGG GTTGA